The DNA segment CCGCCGGCGGATCAAAAAGCCCCGAGGTAATTCTAAACGCCGTCGGCGTGGATATGCGCGCTACCGCGTTCTGGCAGTCAGGATTCGATACGATCAGAGAGATGGTACAAGAACTCGAGCGAACGGCCGCCTGATTAGGCGCCTCCCCTCATACAGATTCGGCTGGAAAACTCTTCGCGCAGCAGGGCAGGCAGGATTCCTGGGCGTCAGCGAGGCGCTCCCCGCTTGACCAGGTGTGTCACCTCGGCGACACGCGTGCCGAGATCCTTCGCGGACGCCAGTTCCTTTTCATCAATGCCGGGACTGTCCCCCTCTGTCGTGGCCGACGCCCCAAACGCTCCCCCCCCGCTCACGACGATCATCTGATTACCGAGCATGGCGGCAAGGATCGTGAGCATCGTGACCTCCTTGCCACCTGAGATCTGCCCGCCGGTAGCGAAGGCCGCCCCGACCTTGTTGCGCATCTTGAACTCTGGAAACACGCCAAATTTGAGCTGCCAGTCGTCGAGGAATTTTTTCACGTCGCCGGACATATTGGACCAGTAGACCGGTGAACCGACCACGACGGCATCGGCTGAGAGCAGGTCTTCCCCGGTCACCTCGCCCACGCGCTTGAGCATGACTGCCGTCCCGGGCATGCTCCTGGCGCCGGCGGCGACACCCTGCGCCATCATTTCC comes from the Nitrospira sp. genome and includes:
- a CDS encoding flavodoxin family protein, with protein sequence MAHPLPQVRLSWHFDGSVRRRAYGRRDYPPVVSHPHPSRVPVSQPGGRVMRQLMLIVLLLSGWTGVAWAADAPSSVKVLIAYHSATGNTEMMAQGVAAGARSMPGTAVMLKRVGEVTGEDLLSADAVVVGSPVYWSNMSGDVKKFLDDWQLKFGVFPEFKMRNKVGAAFATGGQISGGKEVTMLTILAAMLGNQMIVVSGGGAFGASATTEGDSPGIDEKELASAKDLGTRVAEVTHLVKRGAPR